In Streptomyces nojiriensis, one genomic interval encodes:
- a CDS encoding DNA alkylation repair protein: MPTADELLSADTVTALARLLARAGGRRSSPALRARAGALDGLTFSGRVAAVRDAVLDDLPDTWPAFEAVVRTALAQPGFEGWMTFPVNEAVAVRGLEVFEPGLDLLHDLTSRLTAESAVRPFLRADPDRALAAVRKWTADPDPHVRRLASEGTRPRLPWAPQLPAFVADPRPALPVLDALYRDGSEYVRRSVSNHLNDISRDHPALAVEAAARWLAEPEATTDRVVRHGLRTLIKAGRPEALTLLGHSPDVPVTVGGPVVADPRIAVGEYLVFDWTVTNTGPLPAQLVIDYVVHHAKANGTRTPKVFKLVTRALAPGETLKGTKRHSFKPITTRRYHSGEHLVQLQINGRVRGEAGFSLDAS; the protein is encoded by the coding sequence ATGCCCACGGCCGATGAGCTCCTCAGCGCGGACACCGTCACCGCCCTCGCCCGACTGCTCGCCCGCGCGGGCGGCCGCCGGTCCTCGCCGGCCCTGCGCGCCCGCGCCGGCGCCCTCGACGGGCTGACCTTCAGCGGCCGTGTCGCCGCCGTCCGCGACGCCGTGCTCGACGACCTCCCCGACACATGGCCCGCCTTCGAGGCCGTCGTGCGCACCGCCCTCGCCCAGCCCGGCTTCGAGGGCTGGATGACCTTCCCCGTCAACGAGGCCGTCGCCGTGCGCGGGCTGGAGGTGTTCGAGCCCGGACTGGACCTGCTGCACGACCTCACCTCCCGGCTCACCGCCGAATCCGCCGTCCGGCCCTTCCTGCGCGCCGACCCGGACCGCGCCCTGGCCGCCGTACGGAAGTGGACGGCCGACCCGGACCCGCACGTACGCCGCCTCGCCAGCGAGGGCACCCGGCCCCGGCTGCCGTGGGCCCCGCAGCTGCCCGCGTTCGTCGCCGACCCGCGGCCCGCGCTGCCCGTGCTGGACGCCCTCTACCGCGACGGGTCCGAGTACGTCCGCCGCTCCGTCTCCAACCACCTCAACGACATCAGCCGCGACCACCCCGCCCTCGCGGTCGAGGCCGCGGCCCGCTGGCTGGCCGAGCCCGAGGCCACCACCGACCGCGTCGTACGCCACGGACTGCGCACCCTCATCAAGGCCGGGCGGCCCGAGGCGCTGACCCTGCTCGGCCACTCCCCCGACGTGCCCGTCACCGTCGGCGGCCCGGTCGTCGCCGACCCGCGGATCGCCGTCGGCGAGTACCTCGTCTTCGACTGGACGGTCACCAACACCGGCCCTCTCCCGGCCCAGTTGGTCATCGACTACGTCGTCCACCACGCGAAGGCCAACGGCACCCGCACCCCCAAGGTGTTCAAGCTCGTCACCCGCGCCCTGGCCCCCGGCGAAACCCTCAAGGGCACCAAGCGCCACTCCTTCAAGCCCATCACCACCCGCCGCTACCACTCCGGCGAGCACCTGGTGCAGCTCCAGATCAACGGCCGGGTCCGCGGCGAGGCCGGATTTTCGTTGGACGCGTCCTGA
- a CDS encoding aldehyde dehydrogenase family protein, producing the protein MTDAQAQQLYIGGVWVEPAGGHYEVVNPADESVVGLAPEASRGQVEEAARAAAEAFESWSRTTPEARAAILDRAADIMQREYEPWAVLARQETGAPAGIARGMQVGVGVTRFRRYAKGALEPVEKGLPPQVTEAGPMGRASILGALEVRRPVGVVTCITSYNNPWANPAGKVAPALAMGNTVVVKPAPQDPLSVFKMAEALHEAGVPAGVVNVVGGQSVEVGEAAVDSPHVDMVSFTGSTAVGQRIAEVCGRSMKRQLMELGGKGAAIVFEDADLDAAVMGIGTTFSFYSGQICTAPTRVIAHRSVYDRLIEKLTGYLAFMKVGDPAAPGTVVGPVISAAHRDRVESYIELGKKEGARIAYGGERPVVGDGRGFYVAPTLLVDCTNDMRVVREEIFGPVVVVVPFDGDEDEAVRLADDSDFGLLSYVWSGDSARAFRVARRLRAGGVGVNTIGRNMEAPFGGFKRSGVGRDVGSYALQAYSEMQSIVWTA; encoded by the coding sequence ATGACGGACGCGCAGGCGCAGCAGCTCTACATCGGCGGAGTGTGGGTGGAGCCCGCGGGCGGTCACTACGAGGTGGTCAACCCGGCGGACGAGTCGGTGGTCGGGCTCGCGCCCGAGGCCTCGCGCGGGCAGGTCGAGGAGGCGGCGCGCGCCGCGGCCGAGGCCTTCGAGAGCTGGTCCCGTACGACGCCCGAGGCGCGCGCGGCGATCCTGGACCGGGCCGCGGACATCATGCAACGGGAGTACGAGCCGTGGGCGGTGCTGGCCCGGCAGGAGACGGGCGCACCGGCCGGCATCGCGCGCGGCATGCAGGTCGGGGTGGGCGTCACCCGCTTCCGGCGGTACGCGAAGGGGGCCCTCGAACCGGTCGAGAAGGGCCTGCCCCCGCAGGTCACCGAGGCCGGCCCGATGGGGCGGGCGAGCATCCTGGGCGCGCTGGAGGTGCGCCGGCCGGTCGGGGTGGTCACCTGCATCACCTCGTACAACAACCCCTGGGCGAATCCGGCGGGCAAGGTGGCCCCGGCGCTGGCCATGGGCAACACGGTGGTGGTCAAGCCGGCGCCGCAGGACCCGCTGTCGGTGTTCAAGATGGCGGAGGCCCTGCACGAGGCCGGGGTGCCGGCGGGCGTGGTGAACGTGGTGGGCGGGCAGTCGGTGGAGGTCGGCGAGGCCGCTGTGGACTCCCCGCACGTCGACATGGTGTCCTTCACCGGTTCCACGGCCGTCGGGCAGCGCATCGCCGAGGTCTGCGGCCGGTCCATGAAGCGGCAGTTGATGGAACTGGGCGGCAAGGGCGCGGCGATCGTCTTCGAGGACGCGGACCTGGACGCGGCGGTGATGGGGATCGGGACGACCTTCTCCTTCTACTCCGGGCAGATCTGCACGGCCCCGACCCGGGTGATCGCCCACCGTTCCGTGTACGACCGGCTGATCGAGAAGCTGACCGGCTATCTGGCCTTCATGAAGGTCGGCGATCCGGCGGCCCCGGGCACGGTGGTGGGCCCGGTGATCTCGGCGGCGCACCGCGACCGGGTGGAGTCGTACATCGAGCTGGGGAAGAAGGAGGGCGCCCGGATCGCGTACGGCGGCGAGCGCCCGGTGGTGGGGGACGGCCGCGGCTTCTACGTGGCTCCGACCCTGCTCGTCGACTGCACGAACGACATGCGGGTGGTCCGCGAGGAGATCTTCGGCCCGGTGGTCGTGGTCGTCCCCTTCGACGGGGACGAGGACGAGGCGGTCCGGCTGGCCGACGACAGCGACTTCGGGCTGCTGAGCTACGTGTGGTCCGGGGACTCGGCGCGCGCGTTCCGCGTGGCGCGGCGGCTGCGGGCGGGCGGGGTCGGGGTGAACACCATCGGCCGCAACATGGAGGCCCCGTTCGGCGGCTTCAAGCGCAGCGGGGTGGGGCGCGACGTGGGCTCGTACGCGCTGCAGGCGTACAGCGAGATGCAGTCGATCGTCTGGACGGCGTAG
- a CDS encoding N-acyl-D-amino-acid deacylase family protein, whose product MLDHLIKGATVVDGTGAPARVADVGIRDGRIAAIAAPGTVTEEARTTEDATGLVLTPGFIDPHTHYDAQLFWDPYATPSMNHGVTTVAGGNCGFTLAPLNPARPEDADYTRRMMSKVEGMALKALEEGVDWTWSTFGEYLDALEGRIAVNAGFMVGHCALRRHVMGEDAVGGQPTPEQMQQMLDLFHDAMNAGAWGLSTTQSSTHSDGSGAPVASRHARPAELLALSKAVAEHEGTQLEAIVAGCLDQFSDDEIDLFVEMSAAAGRPLNWNVLTIDASVPERVPRQLIPSERARKAGGRIVALTMPILTPMNMSLGTFCALNLIPGWGEILALPVPERIEKLRDADVRAEMLRRADSKEAGVFRRLANFGRYVIGDTYSKENEGLSGRVVNDIAAERGQDPFRCLVEICANDDLRTVLWPMPTDNDPASWALRQETWQHEDVMLGGSDAGAHLDRMCGAPYTTRFLGDCLRGRKLVPLEQAVKMLTDDPARLFGLRERGRLAEGFHADLVLFDPERIEAGPATLVHDLPGDSPRLDARAIGIVSVRVNGVETIRDDEVTGAIPGIVLRSGRDTRTVSTR is encoded by the coding sequence ATGCTCGACCACCTGATCAAGGGCGCGACCGTCGTGGACGGCACCGGCGCCCCCGCCCGCGTCGCAGACGTGGGGATACGCGACGGCCGGATCGCGGCGATAGCCGCACCCGGCACCGTCACCGAAGAGGCCCGCACCACCGAGGACGCCACCGGCCTGGTCCTCACCCCCGGCTTCATCGACCCGCACACGCACTACGACGCCCAGCTGTTCTGGGACCCGTACGCCACGCCCTCCATGAACCACGGCGTGACCACCGTCGCCGGCGGCAACTGCGGCTTCACCCTGGCCCCGCTCAACCCGGCCCGCCCCGAGGACGCCGACTACACCCGCCGCATGATGAGCAAGGTCGAGGGCATGGCCCTCAAGGCACTCGAAGAGGGCGTCGACTGGACCTGGTCCACCTTCGGCGAGTACCTCGACGCCCTGGAGGGCCGGATCGCCGTCAACGCCGGGTTCATGGTCGGCCACTGCGCCCTGCGCCGGCACGTGATGGGTGAGGACGCCGTCGGCGGCCAGCCCACCCCCGAGCAGATGCAGCAGATGCTCGACCTCTTCCACGACGCCATGAACGCCGGCGCCTGGGGCCTGTCCACCACCCAGTCCTCCACCCACTCCGACGGGTCCGGCGCCCCCGTGGCCTCCCGCCACGCCCGCCCCGCCGAGCTGCTCGCGCTGTCGAAGGCGGTCGCCGAACACGAGGGCACCCAGCTGGAGGCGATCGTCGCCGGCTGCCTCGACCAGTTCTCGGACGACGAGATCGACCTCTTCGTGGAGATGAGCGCAGCCGCCGGCCGGCCCCTCAACTGGAACGTCCTCACCATCGACGCCTCCGTCCCCGAGCGGGTCCCGCGCCAGCTGATCCCCAGCGAACGCGCCCGCAAGGCCGGCGGCCGGATCGTCGCGCTGACGATGCCCATCCTCACCCCCATGAACATGTCGCTGGGGACCTTCTGCGCGCTCAACCTCATCCCCGGCTGGGGCGAGATCCTGGCCCTGCCCGTCCCCGAACGGATCGAGAAGCTCCGCGACGCCGACGTGCGCGCCGAGATGCTGCGCCGCGCCGACAGCAAGGAGGCCGGCGTCTTCCGACGCCTCGCCAACTTCGGCCGGTACGTCATAGGGGACACGTACAGCAAGGAGAACGAGGGCCTCTCCGGCCGGGTCGTGAACGACATCGCCGCCGAGCGCGGCCAGGACCCCTTCCGGTGCCTGGTGGAGATCTGCGCCAACGACGACCTGCGCACGGTGCTCTGGCCCATGCCCACCGACAACGATCCGGCGAGCTGGGCCCTGCGCCAGGAGACCTGGCAGCACGAGGACGTCATGCTCGGCGGCTCCGACGCCGGCGCCCACCTGGACCGGATGTGCGGGGCCCCGTACACGACCCGCTTCCTCGGGGACTGTCTGCGCGGCCGCAAGCTGGTGCCGCTGGAGCAGGCGGTGAAGATGCTCACCGACGACCCGGCCCGGCTGTTCGGGCTGCGCGAGCGCGGCCGCCTCGCCGAGGGCTTCCACGCGGACCTGGTCCTCTTCGACCCGGAGCGGATCGAGGCCGGTCCCGCGACCCTGGTCCACGACCTGCCCGGGGACAGCCCCCGGCTGGACGCGCGGGCCATCGGCATCGTCTCGGTACGGGTCAACGGCGTGGAGACCATCCGCGACGACGAGGTGACGGGGGCGATCCCCGGGATCGTGCTCAGGTCGGGCCGGGACACGAGGACGGTGAGCACGCGATGA
- a CDS encoding LLM class flavin-dependent oxidoreductase gives MEFGLFVQGYVPEARSKVDPEAEHKALIEETEYVIQADKSGFKYAWASEHHFLEEYSHLSANEVFLGYLAHATERIHLGSGIFNPLAPVNHPVKVAEKVAMLDHLSKGRFEFGTGRGAGSHEILGFLPGIEDMNGTKEIWEETIAEFPKMFLQEEYEGFQGKHWSLPPRKVFPKPYGKAHPAMWYAAGSPSSYAMAAKKGLGVLGFSVQKVSDMEWVLDQYKTAIREAKAIGAFVNDNVMVTSTAICAETHDKAVEIAVNANMNRFQSLVFRYHDTFPRPEAIPQWPETLPEYNAEIIELLIAEELLICGDPSEVRAQCKRWEQAGADQLSFGLPTGVSPEDTMTTIKLIGEHVIPHIDTDPIHRTTRFRQAA, from the coding sequence TTGGAATTCGGGCTCTTTGTGCAGGGATACGTGCCTGAGGCGCGGTCCAAGGTCGACCCCGAGGCAGAGCACAAGGCGCTGATCGAGGAGACCGAGTACGTCATACAGGCGGACAAGTCCGGCTTCAAGTACGCCTGGGCCTCCGAGCACCACTTCCTGGAGGAGTACTCGCACCTGTCGGCGAACGAGGTGTTCCTCGGGTACCTCGCCCACGCCACCGAGCGCATCCACCTCGGCTCCGGCATCTTCAACCCGCTCGCCCCGGTGAACCACCCGGTGAAGGTGGCCGAGAAGGTCGCCATGCTCGACCACCTCTCCAAGGGCCGCTTCGAGTTCGGCACCGGCCGCGGCGCGGGCAGCCACGAGATCCTCGGCTTCCTGCCGGGCATCGAGGACATGAACGGCACCAAGGAGATCTGGGAGGAGACCATCGCGGAATTCCCCAAGATGTTCCTCCAGGAGGAGTACGAGGGGTTCCAGGGCAAGCACTGGTCGCTCCCGCCGCGGAAGGTCTTCCCCAAGCCGTACGGCAAGGCCCACCCGGCCATGTGGTACGCCGCCGGCTCCCCGTCCTCGTACGCGATGGCGGCGAAGAAGGGCCTCGGCGTGCTGGGCTTCAGCGTGCAGAAGGTCTCCGACATGGAGTGGGTCCTCGACCAGTACAAGACGGCCATCCGCGAGGCGAAGGCCATCGGCGCCTTCGTCAACGACAACGTCATGGTCACCTCGACCGCGATCTGCGCCGAGACCCACGACAAGGCCGTCGAGATCGCCGTCAACGCCAACATGAACCGCTTCCAGTCGCTGGTCTTCCGCTACCACGACACCTTCCCGCGGCCCGAGGCGATCCCGCAGTGGCCCGAGACCCTGCCGGAGTACAACGCGGAGATCATCGAGCTGCTGATCGCGGAAGAACTGCTGATCTGCGGCGACCCGTCGGAGGTCCGGGCCCAGTGCAAGCGCTGGGAGCAGGCGGGCGCCGACCAGCTGTCCTTCGGCCTGCCGACCGGCGTCTCGCCCGAGGACACGATGACGACGATCAAGCTGATCGGCGAACACGTGATCCCGCACATCGACACGGACCCGATCCACCGCACGACCCGCTTCCGCCAGGCCGCTTAG
- a CDS encoding SDR family NAD(P)-dependent oxidoreductase: protein MGKLDGRVVIITGAARGQGEQEARLFAAEGARVLLGDVLDEQGAAVAKDIGEDRARYVRMDVSREEDWAAAIAAAKETFGPVDGLVNNAGILRFNELTATPLEEFQQVVQVNQVGAFLGIKTVAPEIEAAGGGTIVNTSSYTGLTGMAYVGTYAATKAAILGLTRVAALELAGKGIRVNAMCPGAVDTPMANPGLLDPANMTDEARDAMAELYKRVVPLGRVGQPEEIAKLALFLTGEDSSYITGQPFVIDGGWLAGVSIL from the coding sequence ATGGGCAAGCTGGACGGGCGCGTCGTCATCATCACCGGCGCGGCACGCGGGCAGGGCGAGCAGGAGGCCCGGCTCTTCGCCGCCGAGGGGGCGCGGGTGCTCCTCGGCGACGTGCTGGACGAGCAGGGCGCGGCGGTGGCCAAGGACATCGGCGAGGACCGGGCCCGGTACGTACGGATGGACGTGAGCCGCGAGGAGGACTGGGCGGCCGCGATCGCCGCCGCGAAGGAGACCTTCGGGCCGGTCGACGGCCTGGTCAACAACGCGGGCATCCTGCGCTTCAACGAGCTGACCGCGACCCCGCTGGAGGAGTTCCAGCAGGTGGTCCAGGTCAACCAGGTGGGCGCCTTCCTCGGCATCAAGACGGTGGCCCCCGAGATCGAGGCGGCCGGCGGCGGCACCATCGTCAACACCTCCTCGTACACGGGCCTGACGGGCATGGCGTACGTCGGCACGTACGCGGCGACCAAGGCGGCGATCCTCGGCCTGACCCGGGTGGCCGCGCTGGAACTGGCGGGCAAGGGCATCCGGGTCAACGCGATGTGCCCGGGAGCCGTGGACACCCCGATGGCCAACCCGGGCCTGCTGGACCCGGCGAACATGACCGACGAGGCCAGGGACGCGATGGCGGAGCTCTACAAGCGGGTGGTCCCGCTGGGGCGGGTGGGGCAGCCGGAGGAGATCGCGAAGCTGGCGCTCTTCCTGACCGGCGAGGACTCCTCGTACATCACCGGGCAGCCGTTCGTGATCGACGGCGGCTGGCTGGCGGGTGTCAGCATTCTCTGA
- a CDS encoding LLM class F420-dependent oxidoreductase → MARVFPQGRLVYGMQLPVQSQSTIYAEPWEASATAADLAGIARAADRAGFGYVATCDHVAIPRRLAGPMSTVWYDPVATLSFLAGITEHVRLLSHVAILGLRHPLLGAKQYATLDHLSGGRLILGVGAGHVQEEFDVLGVDFARRGAVLDETLDALRVALGPEEYPEFEGELFSFKDLGQLPRPAQERIPVWVGGSSPAAVRRAAVRGDGWLPQGDPREKLPAQIARIGELREAAGVTGPFEFGAITEALYVGEPGWDTGRRTLTGKAEALAESLREYRALGVDQIQVRFRSRDRAELVDQITAFGAEVAPLLND, encoded by the coding sequence ATGGCGCGCGTATTTCCGCAAGGTCGGCTGGTCTACGGGATGCAGCTCCCGGTCCAGTCGCAGAGCACCATCTACGCCGAGCCCTGGGAGGCGTCGGCCACCGCAGCCGATCTCGCCGGGATCGCGCGGGCCGCCGACCGGGCCGGCTTCGGGTACGTGGCCACCTGCGACCACGTGGCCATCCCGCGGCGGCTCGCCGGCCCCATGAGCACCGTCTGGTACGACCCGGTGGCCACCCTGTCCTTCCTGGCCGGGATCACCGAGCACGTGCGGCTGCTGAGCCACGTCGCGATCCTGGGCCTGCGCCACCCGCTGCTCGGCGCCAAGCAGTACGCCACCCTCGACCACCTCTCCGGCGGCCGGCTGATCCTCGGGGTGGGCGCCGGGCACGTGCAGGAGGAGTTCGACGTCCTCGGCGTGGACTTCGCGCGCCGCGGGGCGGTCCTCGACGAGACCCTGGACGCGCTGCGGGTGGCGCTGGGGCCCGAGGAGTACCCGGAGTTCGAGGGCGAGCTGTTCTCGTTCAAGGACCTCGGCCAGCTGCCCCGGCCCGCGCAGGAGCGGATCCCCGTCTGGGTCGGCGGCTCCTCGCCCGCCGCCGTGCGCCGCGCCGCCGTCCGTGGGGACGGCTGGCTCCCGCAGGGGGACCCGCGCGAGAAGCTTCCGGCGCAGATCGCCCGGATCGGCGAGCTCCGCGAGGCGGCGGGGGTCACCGGCCCCTTCGAGTTCGGTGCGATCACCGAGGCGCTGTACGTCGGCGAGCCCGGCTGGGACACCGGCCGCCGCACCCTCACCGGCAAGGCGGAGGCGCTCGCCGAGTCCCTGCGGGAGTACCGGGCGCTCGGCGTGGACCAGATCCAGGTGCGCTTCCGCAGCCGCGACCGCGCCGAACTCGTCGACCAGATCACCGCTTTCGGGGCCGAGGTGGCCCCCCTCCTCAACGACTAG
- a CDS encoding L,D-transpeptidase family protein — MSTHARARSRPPRKPRAIRRTRRVALAAVLGLATFTAGWVYVAQGPDEAAGPRTQARADARPQAEDRAARDAQRAAARQDARRAAQQAAAAQGLTGVSERTRARIPAESRQLILVTGRAPDSSESTAAFYTRPAAGADWVRTESWPARNGANGWSTERTYGDLTSPVGVFALTDAGGLLPKPPGTRLPYDENKGFVPSGLGVNGESLAGSFDYVVAIDFNRRPGRSPLDPVMPDGEDKGGNIWLHVDHDGPSQGCVGIPKAAMEKVLETLDPAARPVIVMGPEGF, encoded by the coding sequence ATGAGCACGCACGCCCGAGCCCGCTCCCGCCCTCCCCGCAAGCCCCGTGCGATCCGCAGGACCCGCCGGGTGGCCCTCGCCGCCGTGCTCGGCCTGGCGACGTTCACGGCCGGCTGGGTGTACGTGGCCCAGGGCCCGGACGAGGCGGCCGGCCCCCGGACGCAGGCCCGCGCGGACGCCCGCCCGCAGGCGGAGGACCGCGCCGCGCGTGACGCGCAGCGGGCCGCCGCCCGGCAGGATGCCCGTCGGGCCGCGCAGCAGGCCGCCGCCGCGCAGGGTCTGACCGGTGTCAGCGAGCGGACCCGGGCCCGGATCCCGGCCGAGTCCCGCCAGCTGATCCTGGTCACCGGCAGGGCGCCGGACTCCTCGGAGTCCACCGCCGCCTTCTACACGCGCCCCGCGGCCGGCGCCGACTGGGTCCGGACCGAGAGCTGGCCGGCCCGCAACGGGGCCAACGGCTGGTCCACCGAACGCACGTACGGGGATCTGACCTCGCCGGTGGGTGTCTTCGCACTCACCGACGCGGGCGGCCTGCTGCCGAAGCCGCCCGGCACCCGGCTCCCGTACGACGAGAACAAGGGCTTCGTCCCCTCGGGCCTCGGGGTGAACGGGGAGTCCCTCGCGGGCTCCTTCGACTACGTCGTCGCCATCGACTTCAACCGCAGGCCGGGCCGGTCCCCGCTGGACCCGGTCATGCCGGACGGCGAGGACAAGGGCGGCAACATCTGGCTGCACGTGGACCACGACGGACCCTCGCAGGGCTGCGTGGGCATCCCGAAGGCGGCCATGGAGAAGGTCCTGGAGACCCTCGACCCGGCGGCGAGGCCGGTCATCGTGATGGGGCCGGAAGGGTTCTGA
- a CDS encoding ATP-binding protein has protein sequence MARIRAKLIGVADSSEHLIESLLLLAVSEQGLESTGPVDLAALAAAEPAACPQQGLTVVRTLAPLTVPGDRTLLGHLLRNLLTNAVRHNRAGGRIAVSTSAEGELTVSNTGPVIDPADVPGLLEPFRRRAERLHTTGEGAGLGLSIMASIARAHGAELAAEANPAPEGGLTVRVRFPPTGEARTSQPPGLRGPADVRSEE, from the coding sequence GTGGCCCGGATCCGCGCCAAGCTGATCGGCGTCGCCGACTCCAGCGAGCACCTCATCGAGTCCCTGCTGCTGCTCGCCGTCTCGGAGCAGGGGCTGGAGTCCACCGGTCCGGTGGACCTGGCGGCGCTCGCGGCGGCCGAGCCGGCGGCCTGTCCGCAGCAGGGGCTGACCGTCGTACGGACCCTGGCCCCGCTCACCGTGCCGGGCGACCGGACCCTGCTGGGGCACCTGCTGCGGAACCTGCTGACCAACGCGGTGCGTCACAACCGCGCCGGCGGCCGGATCGCCGTGTCCACCTCCGCCGAGGGGGAACTGACGGTGTCGAACACCGGCCCGGTGATCGATCCGGCGGACGTGCCGGGGCTGCTGGAGCCCTTCCGCAGGCGTGCCGAACGGCTGCACACCACCGGTGAGGGCGCGGGGCTCGGGCTGTCGATCATGGCCTCGATCGCGCGGGCGCACGGGGCGGAGCTCGCGGCCGAGGCCAATCCGGCCCCGGAGGGCGGCCTCACGGTCCGCGTCCGCTTCCCGCCGACGGGCGAGGCGCGCACGTCGCAGCCACCCGGGCTACGAGGGCCCGCTGATGTACGGTCGGAGGAATGA